One genomic segment of Mycolicibacterium gilvum includes these proteins:
- a CDS encoding protein kinase domain-containing protein yields MIPMETYQQPSPLTGVVLDCRYQVDTLIAAGGTSDVYRGLDLRLDRPVALKIMDSRYAGDEHFMTRFQREARAVARLKDPGLVAVYDQGLDGRHPFLVMELIEGGTLRELLRERGPMPPHAVAAVLRPVLGGLAAAHAAGLVHRDIKPENVLISDDGDVKIADFGLVRAVAEAKITSTSVILGTAAYLSPEQVATGETDSRGDVYSVGVMVYELLTGRTPFTGDSSLAVAYQRMDRDVPPPSAAIRGVPRQFDDLVHCATARDPAGRFADAAEMADQLDVIVRELDLPHFRVPAPKVSASHSSADTTALTARTNQPTNTRVFSRDELPAFDDDTDDDSEADTEYDEYPSHTGHFAGVELEHFYWARQRARRALLFWVIAVITLAGLAAAGAWTLGANLPNLI; encoded by the coding sequence ATGATCCCGATGGAGACCTACCAGCAGCCAAGCCCACTGACCGGGGTCGTGCTGGACTGTCGCTACCAGGTGGACACCCTGATCGCGGCCGGCGGTACGTCGGACGTCTACCGCGGACTCGACCTTCGGCTCGACCGGCCCGTCGCGCTCAAGATCATGGACTCGCGCTACGCCGGCGACGAGCACTTCATGACGCGGTTCCAGCGCGAGGCCCGCGCGGTGGCGCGGCTCAAGGACCCCGGCCTGGTCGCTGTCTACGACCAGGGCCTCGACGGCCGCCACCCCTTCCTCGTCATGGAGCTGATCGAGGGCGGGACGCTGCGCGAACTCCTGCGTGAACGCGGACCGATGCCGCCGCACGCGGTGGCCGCCGTGCTGCGGCCCGTGCTGGGCGGGCTGGCCGCCGCCCACGCCGCCGGGCTGGTGCACCGTGACATCAAGCCCGAGAACGTCCTGATCAGTGATGATGGCGACGTCAAGATCGCCGACTTCGGCCTCGTGCGCGCGGTGGCCGAGGCCAAGATCACCTCGACGAGCGTGATCCTCGGGACCGCGGCCTACCTGTCACCCGAACAGGTCGCCACCGGAGAAACCGATTCCCGCGGCGACGTCTACTCGGTCGGGGTCATGGTCTACGAGCTGCTGACCGGTCGCACCCCCTTCACCGGGGACTCCTCCCTCGCGGTCGCCTACCAGCGGATGGACCGCGACGTCCCGCCGCCGAGTGCGGCGATCCGCGGCGTGCCAAGGCAATTCGACGACCTGGTGCACTGCGCGACGGCGCGCGACCCGGCGGGCCGGTTCGCCGATGCCGCCGAGATGGCCGACCAGCTCGACGTCATCGTGCGCGAACTCGATCTGCCGCACTTCCGGGTGCCGGCGCCGAAGGTCTCGGCGTCCCACAGCTCGGCGGACACGACCGCGTTGACGGCCCGGACGAACCAGCCGACGAACACCAGGGTGTTCAGCCGCGACGAGCTCCCCGCGTTCGACGACGACACCGACGACGACTCCGAAGCCGACACCGAGTACGACGAATATCCCTCACACACAGGACATTTCGCCGGTGTCGAGCTGGAGCACTTCTACTGGGCGCGCCAGCGCGCGCGCAGGGCCCTGCTGTTCTGGGTCATCGCGGTGATCACGCTGGCAGGGCTGGCCGCCGCCGGCGCATGGACGCTCGGCGCGAACCTGCCCAACCTGATCTAG
- a CDS encoding polyadenylate-specific 3'-exoribonuclease AS → MRYFYDTEFIDNGRTIELISIGVAAEDGREYYAISTEFDPERAGSWVRKHVLPKLPSPASPLWRSRRTIRTELEDFFGIDGDEPIELWAWVGAYDHVVLCQLWGPMTDLPPAIPRFTRELRQFWEDRGSPRMPPRPRDAHDALVDAKHNLVRYRLMTGR, encoded by the coding sequence TTGCGGTACTTCTACGACACCGAGTTCATCGACAACGGCCGCACGATCGAGTTGATCTCGATCGGGGTCGCCGCCGAGGACGGCCGCGAGTACTACGCGATCTCCACCGAGTTCGACCCGGAGCGGGCCGGCAGTTGGGTGCGCAAGCACGTGCTGCCGAAGCTGCCGTCGCCGGCGTCGCCGCTGTGGCGATCACGGCGGACGATCCGCACCGAGCTGGAGGACTTCTTCGGCATCGACGGCGACGAGCCGATCGAGCTGTGGGCGTGGGTCGGCGCGTACGACCATGTGGTGCTGTGCCAGCTGTGGGGACCGATGACCGACCTGCCGCCGGCGATTCCCCGGTTCACCCGCGAGCTGCGCCAATTCTGGGAGGACCGGGGCTCTCCGCGGATGCCTCCGCGCCCGCGGGATGCGCATGACGCGCTCGTCGACGCCAAGCACAACCTGGTGCGTTATCGCCTGATGACCGGCCGGTAA
- a CDS encoding class II 3-deoxy-7-phosphoheptulonate synthase: MNWTVDVPIDQLPALPPLPADLRQRLDAALAKPALQQPSWDAGQAAAMRKVLESVPPVTVPSEIERLKGQLADVALGKAFLLQGGDCAETFVDNTEPHIRANIRTLLQMAVVLTYGASMPVVKVARIAGQYAKPRSSDVDALGLKSYRGDMVNGFAPDAAVRDHDPSRLVRAYANASAAMNLVRALTSSGMASLHQVHDWNREFVRTSPAGARYEALAGEIDRGLRFMSACRVDDRNLDTAEIYASHEALVLDYERAMLRMETGDLADPALSSEPKLYDLSAHYVWIGERTRQLDGAHVAFAEVIANPIGIKIGPTTSPELAVEYVERLDPNNEPGRLTLVSRMGNHKVRDVLPPIIEKVQASGHRVIWQCDPMHGNTHESSTGYKTRHFDRIVDEVQGFFEVHRALGTHPGGIHVEITGENVTECLGGAQDISDTDLAGRYETACDPRLNTQQSLELAFLVAEMLRD; encoded by the coding sequence GTGAACTGGACCGTCGACGTACCCATCGACCAGCTGCCCGCGCTCCCGCCGCTGCCCGCGGATCTGCGGCAGCGTCTCGACGCCGCGCTGGCCAAGCCGGCGCTGCAGCAGCCGTCCTGGGACGCCGGCCAGGCCGCCGCGATGCGCAAGGTGCTCGAGAGCGTGCCGCCGGTGACGGTGCCGTCGGAGATCGAGCGGCTCAAGGGGCAGCTGGCCGACGTCGCGCTGGGCAAGGCGTTCCTGCTGCAGGGCGGCGACTGCGCCGAGACGTTCGTCGACAACACCGAGCCGCACATCCGCGCGAACATCCGCACGCTGCTGCAGATGGCCGTGGTGCTGACCTACGGCGCGAGCATGCCGGTGGTGAAGGTGGCCCGCATCGCCGGGCAGTACGCCAAGCCGCGCTCGTCGGACGTCGACGCGCTGGGTCTGAAGTCCTACCGCGGCGACATGGTCAACGGCTTCGCACCGGACGCCGCGGTGCGCGACCACGACCCGTCGCGACTGGTGCGCGCCTACGCCAACGCCAGCGCGGCGATGAACCTGGTGCGCGCGCTGACGTCGTCGGGGATGGCGTCGCTGCACCAGGTGCACGACTGGAACCGGGAGTTCGTCCGGACCTCGCCCGCGGGTGCGCGCTACGAGGCGCTGGCCGGCGAGATCGACCGCGGACTGCGGTTCATGAGTGCGTGCCGGGTCGACGACCGCAACCTCGACACCGCCGAGATCTACGCCAGCCACGAGGCGCTGGTGCTCGACTACGAGCGTGCGATGCTGCGCATGGAGACCGGTGACCTGGCCGACCCCGCTCTGTCGTCGGAGCCCAAGCTCTATGACCTGTCGGCCCATTACGTGTGGATCGGGGAGCGCACCCGTCAGCTCGACGGCGCACACGTCGCCTTCGCCGAGGTGATCGCCAACCCGATCGGCATCAAGATCGGGCCGACGACCTCGCCCGAGCTTGCGGTCGAGTACGTCGAGCGCCTGGACCCGAACAACGAGCCGGGCCGGCTCACCCTGGTCAGCCGGATGGGCAACCACAAGGTCCGCGACGTGCTGCCGCCGATCATCGAGAAGGTGCAGGCGTCGGGCCACCGCGTCATCTGGCAGTGCGACCCGATGCACGGCAACACCCACGAGTCCTCGACGGGCTACAAGACCCGCCACTTCGACCGCATCGTCGACGAGGTGCAGGGTTTCTTCGAGGTGCACCGGGCGCTGGGGACCCACCCCGGCGGCATCCACGTCGAGATCACCGGTGAGAACGTCACCGAGTGTCTCGGTGGGGCACAGGACATCTCGGACACCGACCTGGCCGGGCGCTACGAGACGGCGTGCGATCCGCGGCTGAACACGCAGCAGTCGCTGGAGCTGGCCTTCTTGGTCGCGGAGATGCTCCGCGATTAG
- the idsA2 gene encoding bifunctional (2E,6E)-farnesyl/geranyl diphosphate synthase, whose translation MDAAAPSAVELVNAVNEELREYLRGRRRDAAYIGTDYAVLTEALEEFVLRGGKRLRPAFAYWGFRAVAGTEPEPHIMRLFSALELLHACALVHDDLIDASATRRGLPTVHRIFSERHRSNNWLGSSDQFGLSAAILLGDLSLVWADDIIAEAPIDDAAHRRVQRVWAAIRTEVLGGQYLDIVNEASGSETVASALTVNIYKTASYTISRPLQLGAAAAGDRPEILEAFHELGTSLGVAFQLRDDVLGVYGDPAVTGKPSGDDLRSGKRTVLLAEAVELADRHDPLAAQLLRTSIGTDLSDAQVKELCLVIEAVGALAAVESRIDTLTRRALDIMNSAPIDVRAKAGLAELARLAANRSA comes from the coding sequence GTGGACGCAGCGGCACCGTCAGCCGTCGAGCTGGTGAACGCCGTCAACGAGGAACTGCGCGAGTACCTGCGCGGGCGCCGCCGCGACGCCGCCTACATCGGCACCGACTACGCGGTCCTGACGGAGGCTCTCGAGGAGTTCGTCCTGCGCGGCGGCAAGCGGCTTCGTCCGGCGTTCGCGTACTGGGGATTCCGCGCCGTCGCCGGCACAGAGCCCGAACCGCACATCATGCGGCTGTTCTCCGCACTCGAGCTGCTGCACGCGTGCGCACTCGTCCACGACGACCTCATCGACGCGTCGGCCACCCGGCGCGGGCTGCCGACCGTGCACCGCATCTTCAGTGAGCGCCACCGCAGCAACAACTGGCTCGGGTCCTCCGATCAGTTCGGGCTTTCGGCGGCCATTCTGCTCGGCGATCTGTCGCTGGTCTGGGCCGACGACATCATCGCCGAGGCGCCGATCGACGACGCCGCGCACCGGCGGGTCCAGCGCGTGTGGGCGGCGATCCGCACCGAGGTGCTCGGCGGCCAGTACCTCGACATCGTCAACGAGGCCAGCGGCAGCGAGACGGTCGCGTCGGCACTGACGGTCAACATCTACAAGACCGCGTCCTACACGATCTCGCGTCCGCTGCAGCTCGGCGCCGCCGCCGCGGGCGACCGGCCCGAGATTCTCGAAGCGTTCCACGAACTCGGCACCAGCCTGGGGGTGGCCTTCCAGCTGCGCGACGACGTGCTCGGCGTCTACGGCGATCCGGCGGTCACCGGCAAACCCTCCGGCGACGACCTGCGCTCGGGGAAACGCACCGTCCTGCTGGCCGAGGCCGTTGAGCTCGCCGACCGGCACGACCCGCTCGCGGCCCAACTGCTCCGGACCTCCATCGGCACCGACCTCAGCGACGCCCAGGTCAAGGAGCTCTGCCTGGTCATCGAAGCGGTCGGCGCACTCGCGGCAGTCGAGAGCCGGATCGACACCCTCACCCGCCGCGCCCTCGACATCATGAACTCGGCCCCGATCGACGTGCGGGCCAAGGCCGGGCTGGCGGAGCTCGCCAGATTGGCCGCGAACCGGTCCGCCTAG
- a CDS encoding DUF3040 domain-containing protein, whose protein sequence is MPLSDHEQRMLDQIESALYAEDPKFASSVRGGTLRAPSTRRRLQGVALFVLGLAMLVAGVAWNATWIGSLPVLSVIGFIVMFGGVIFAITGPRVSKGERVPNDLAAQRQKRAKGSGGSFTSRMEDRFRRRFDE, encoded by the coding sequence ATGCCACTCTCCGATCATGAGCAGCGCATGCTTGACCAGATCGAGAGCGCGCTCTATGCCGAGGACCCCAAGTTCGCGTCGAGCGTTCGCGGTGGGACTCTGCGCGCCCCGTCCACCCGTCGCCGTTTGCAGGGGGTGGCGCTGTTCGTTCTCGGCCTGGCGATGCTCGTCGCGGGTGTGGCATGGAACGCGACCTGGATCGGCAGCCTGCCGGTGCTGTCGGTGATCGGCTTCATCGTGATGTTCGGTGGCGTCATCTTCGCGATCACCGGCCCCCGCGTCAGCAAGGGAGAGCGGGTGCCCAACGATCTCGCCGCGCAGCGTCAGAAGCGCGCGAAGGGTTCGGGTGGGTCGTTCACCAGCCGGATGGAGGACCGTTTCCGGCGTCGTTTCGACGAATAG
- the rsmH gene encoding 16S rRNA (cytosine(1402)-N(4))-methyltransferase RsmH, which yields MKPSATSSDLATGPQARAVWPLSEPALTYFPDVRFATSDRDLTAGAAPTPQSAAMVDDQPHVPVLLDRCVELLAPALTREGATLVDATLGAGGHSERFLTDFPGLRLIGLDRDPDALRIAGERLAPFADRITLVRTRYDGIADAVRDAAGGSVDAILFDLGVSSMQLDRVERGFSYSTDAPLDMRMDSGADLTAAQVLNSYDERALARVLREYGEEKFAGRIAAFIVRRRAVTPFTTTGELVELLYDAIPAPARRTGGHPAKRTFQALRIEVNAELESLRSAIPAALQALRPHGRLAVMAYQSLEDRIVKTAFAAATASRTPPGLPVELPGHGPEFVALTRGAERADAEEIERNPRSAPVRLRAVEKVGGE from the coding sequence ATGAAGCCCTCGGCGACATCCTCTGATTTGGCCACCGGCCCGCAGGCCCGTGCAGTGTGGCCTCTGTCCGAACCGGCCCTGACGTACTTCCCCGACGTCAGGTTCGCGACCTCGGACAGGGACCTCACTGCAGGGGCCGCCCCGACTCCGCAGAGTGCAGCGATGGTGGATGACCAGCCTCATGTCCCGGTCCTGCTGGACCGATGCGTCGAGCTTCTCGCTCCGGCGCTGACCCGCGAGGGCGCCACGCTCGTCGACGCGACGCTGGGCGCCGGTGGGCATTCCGAGCGCTTCCTCACCGATTTCCCGGGTCTGCGTCTGATCGGTCTCGACCGCGATCCCGACGCGCTGCGCATCGCCGGCGAGCGTCTCGCCCCCTTCGCGGACCGGATCACGCTGGTGCGCACCCGCTACGACGGCATCGCCGACGCGGTGCGCGACGCGGCCGGCGGGAGCGTGGACGCGATCCTGTTCGACCTGGGTGTGTCGTCGATGCAGCTCGACCGGGTCGAGCGCGGGTTCTCCTACTCCACCGATGCGCCGCTGGACATGCGGATGGACTCCGGAGCCGATCTGACCGCAGCCCAGGTCCTCAACTCCTATGACGAGCGCGCGCTCGCGCGCGTGCTCCGCGAGTACGGCGAGGAGAAGTTCGCCGGCCGCATCGCCGCGTTCATCGTGCGCCGACGTGCGGTCACTCCGTTCACCACCACCGGTGAGCTCGTCGAGCTGCTCTACGACGCCATCCCGGCGCCGGCGCGCCGCACGGGCGGCCATCCCGCCAAGCGCACGTTCCAGGCGCTGCGCATCGAGGTCAACGCCGAGCTGGAGTCGCTGCGTTCCGCGATCCCGGCGGCGCTGCAGGCGTTGCGCCCCCATGGACGCCTCGCGGTGATGGCCTACCAGTCGTTGGAGGACCGAATCGTCAAGACGGCCTTCGCCGCCGCCACCGCATCCCGCACGCCTCCCGGTCTGCCCGTCGAATTGCCCGGCCACGGGCCGGAATTCGTCGCGCTGACCCGCGGCGCAGAACGTGCCGATGCCGAGGAGATCGAACGTAATCCGAGAAGCGCCCCCGTCCGGTTGCGCGCAGTCGAAAAAGTTGGGGGAGAGTAG
- a CDS encoding Rv2175c family DNA-binding protein, with protein sequence MSSIPTAEDVLDPDEAVYEVSEVSKLLGIPASKVHQHLRDGHLIAVRRNRSIVVPKAFFDDHGHVVKSLPGLLVVLHDGGYTETEIVRWLFTPDPSLAIRRDGAGEEQANARPVDALHSHQAREVVRRAQAMAY encoded by the coding sequence ATGAGCAGCATTCCGACTGCCGAGGACGTTCTGGATCCCGACGAAGCCGTCTACGAGGTCTCCGAGGTGTCGAAGCTTCTGGGCATCCCGGCTTCCAAGGTGCATCAGCACCTGCGCGACGGTCATCTGATCGCGGTGCGCCGCAACCGGTCCATCGTCGTACCCAAGGCGTTCTTCGACGACCACGGGCATGTGGTCAAGAGCCTGCCCGGGCTCCTGGTGGTGTTGCACGACGGCGGATACACCGAGACCGAGATCGTGCGGTGGTTGTTCACCCCGGATCCGTCACTGGCGATCCGCCGCGACGGCGCCGGCGAGGAGCAGGCTAACGCGCGTCCGGTCGACGCGCTGCACTCGCATCAGGCCCGCGAGGTGGTTCGTCGCGCGCAGGCGATGGCGTACTGA
- a CDS encoding GNAT family N-acetyltransferase: MATRLIDLSPSDMQQRLGDALAVYVDAMRYPRGTEDQRASMWLEHIRRHGWKAVAAVEVSGDPTDADHLPARAPLLGIAYGYCGAPDQWWQQQVISGLRRNGADADRISELMSSYFELTELHIHPRAQGHGLGEALIRRLLQDRTERQVLLSTPEINGEANRAWRLYRRLGFTDVIREYHFAGDPRAFAILGRPLPLT, encoded by the coding sequence TTGGCGACACGTCTGATCGATCTGTCGCCCAGCGATATGCAGCAGCGTCTCGGCGATGCCCTCGCGGTCTACGTCGATGCGATGCGCTACCCCCGCGGCACCGAGGACCAGCGGGCATCGATGTGGCTCGAGCACATCCGTCGGCACGGCTGGAAGGCCGTCGCCGCCGTCGAGGTATCCGGCGACCCCACCGACGCGGACCATCTTCCGGCGCGCGCGCCGCTACTCGGCATCGCCTACGGCTACTGCGGCGCGCCGGACCAGTGGTGGCAGCAACAGGTCATCTCCGGCCTGCGCCGCAACGGCGCCGACGCCGACCGCATCTCCGAGCTGATGAGCAGTTACTTCGAGCTCACCGAGCTGCACATCCACCCGCGCGCCCAGGGCCACGGCCTCGGCGAGGCCCTGATCCGCCGGCTGCTGCAGGACCGCACCGAGCGCCAGGTCCTGCTCTCGACACCGGAGATCAACGGCGAGGCCAACCGGGCCTGGCGGCTCTACCGCCGCCTCGGCTTCACCGACGTGATCCGCGAATACCACTTTGCGGGCGACCCGCGCGCATTCGCCATCCTCGGACGCCCACTCCCGCTGACCTGA
- a CDS encoding LppM family (lipo)protein has protein sequence MLTRHRTRRRLLAMVLLLLVVAPSLIGCVRVRASITVSPDDRVSGQIVAAAIPRDDNDKGPQLLNNLPFAQKVAVSDYSRDDYVGSQATFSDLTFAELPQLAAMNRDAAGVDISLRRAGDLVILEGRVDLTSLSDPEADVSLSVAFPGEVTSTNGDQISSSVVEWKLRPGVVSTMNAQARYTDPSARSFAGAAIWLGVASFLVAGIVAWLAYSNRDRSPRPGEPQEQTH, from the coding sequence GTGCTGACCCGTCACCGCACCCGCAGACGCCTGCTCGCGATGGTGTTGTTGCTCCTGGTCGTCGCGCCTTCGCTGATCGGTTGCGTGCGCGTCCGGGCATCGATCACGGTGTCCCCCGACGACCGCGTCTCGGGTCAGATCGTCGCCGCAGCCATCCCGCGCGACGACAACGACAAGGGTCCGCAGCTGCTCAACAACCTGCCGTTCGCCCAGAAGGTCGCCGTCTCGGACTACAGCCGCGACGACTACGTGGGCTCCCAGGCCACCTTCTCCGATCTGACCTTCGCCGAGTTGCCCCAGCTGGCCGCGATGAACCGGGACGCCGCCGGCGTGGACATCTCGCTGCGCCGCGCCGGCGACCTGGTGATCCTGGAGGGACGTGTGGACCTCACCTCCCTCAGCGACCCCGAGGCCGACGTGTCGCTGTCGGTCGCGTTCCCCGGCGAGGTGACCTCGACCAACGGGGACCAGATCTCGTCGTCGGTGGTGGAGTGGAAACTGCGGCCCGGCGTGGTGAGCACGATGAACGCCCAGGCCCGCTACACCGACCCGAGCGCGCGCTCGTTCGCCGGCGCGGCGATCTGGCTGGGCGTGGCGTCCTTCCTGGTCGCCGGGATCGTCGCATGGCTGGCCTACAGCAACAGGGACAGGTCGCCGCGCCCCGGCGAACCGCAGGAACAGACGCACTGA
- a CDS encoding alpha-(1->6)-mannopyranosyltransferase A, which translates to MTSSMSQTAAAPNHLRRLKEFTLSRQGRPALVGALGAVLLTAGGLGAGSTRLHDPLLESMHLSWLRFGHGLVVSSLLLWGGVALMVLAWVWLGRHVIDRTATQYTMLATTAFWLTPLLLSVPLFSRDTYSYLAQGALLRDGFDPYVVGPIENPNSLLDNVSPIWTTTTAPYGPAFILVAKFVTMLVGDDVVAGTMLLRLCMLPGLALLIWAAPRVARHVGASGAAALWIAVLNPLVIIHLMGGVHNEMLMVGLMMAGIALCFAGRNVSGVTLIAVAVAVKATAGLALPFMVWVWARQLRDRRGFSPAKAFAAATAGSVLVFVVVFAVLSLAAGVGLGWLTALAGSVKIINWLTVPTAIANLTNAVVGLVMPVNFYAVLETTRIIGIGVIAISAPLLWWRYRRTDRDALMGIALVMAVVVLFVPAALPWYYTWPLAVIAALAQSRRSIALIAGFSTWITAIWRPDGAHGMYSWAHVLLATACAAAAWYWLSNQPEGADRPEDFSTPSPARDEPPRGPDASAARRPDAR; encoded by the coding sequence ATGACGTCGAGCATGTCCCAGACTGCCGCGGCCCCGAACCATCTCCGGCGCCTCAAAGAGTTCACGCTGTCCCGACAGGGCCGCCCCGCCCTCGTCGGCGCGCTCGGCGCCGTCCTGCTCACCGCCGGCGGACTCGGTGCGGGCAGCACCCGCCTGCACGACCCGCTGCTGGAGTCGATGCACCTGTCCTGGCTGCGGTTCGGCCACGGCCTGGTGGTGTCCTCGCTGCTGCTGTGGGGCGGTGTGGCGCTGATGGTCCTCGCGTGGGTGTGGTTGGGCCGGCACGTGATCGACCGCACCGCAACCCAATACACGATGCTGGCCACCACGGCGTTCTGGCTGACGCCGCTGCTGCTCAGCGTCCCGCTGTTCAGCCGCGACACCTACTCCTATCTGGCTCAGGGCGCGCTGCTGCGTGACGGGTTCGACCCCTACGTCGTCGGCCCGATCGAGAACCCGAACTCCTTGCTGGACAACGTCAGCCCGATCTGGACGACGACGACCGCACCCTACGGCCCGGCGTTCATCCTGGTCGCGAAGTTCGTCACGATGCTCGTCGGCGACGACGTGGTGGCCGGCACGATGCTCCTGCGGCTGTGCATGCTTCCCGGTCTGGCACTGCTGATCTGGGCCGCGCCGCGGGTCGCCCGGCACGTCGGCGCCAGCGGGGCGGCCGCGCTGTGGATCGCCGTGCTCAACCCGTTGGTGATCATCCACCTGATGGGTGGCGTGCACAACGAGATGCTGATGGTCGGGCTGATGATGGCCGGCATCGCGCTGTGCTTCGCCGGACGCAACGTCTCGGGCGTCACGCTGATCGCGGTGGCCGTCGCGGTCAAGGCGACCGCGGGGCTCGCCCTGCCGTTCATGGTCTGGGTCTGGGCGCGGCAGTTGCGGGACCGGCGAGGCTTCTCCCCCGCCAAGGCGTTCGCCGCGGCGACCGCCGGTTCGGTGCTCGTCTTCGTCGTCGTGTTCGCGGTGTTGTCGCTGGCCGCCGGCGTCGGGCTGGGGTGGCTCACCGCGCTGGCCGGTTCGGTGAAGATCATCAACTGGCTGACCGTACCGACCGCGATCGCGAACCTGACCAACGCCGTCGTCGGTCTCGTGATGCCGGTGAACTTCTACGCGGTGCTGGAGACCACCCGCATCATCGGGATCGGCGTGATCGCGATCTCCGCGCCCCTGCTGTGGTGGCGTTACCGCCGCACCGATCGTGACGCGCTGATGGGGATCGCGCTCGTCATGGCGGTCGTCGTGCTGTTCGTGCCCGCCGCCCTGCCCTGGTACTACACCTGGCCGCTGGCCGTGATCGCGGCGCTGGCCCAGTCGCGCCGCTCGATCGCCCTGATCGCGGGATTCTCCACCTGGATCACCGCGATCTGGCGGCCCGACGGCGCGCACGGCATGTATTCATGGGCACACGTGCTGCTGGCCACCGCCTGCGCGGCCGCCGCGTGGTACTGGCTGTCGAATCAGCCCGAAGGGGCGGACCGCCCCGAGGATTTCAGTACGCCATCGCCTGCGCGCGACGAACCACCTCGCGGGCCTGATGCGAGTGCAGCGCGTCGACCGGACGCGCGTTAG
- a CDS encoding division/cell wall cluster transcriptional repressor MraZ, with product MFFGTYTPKLDDKGRLTLPAKFRDALAGGLMVTKSQDHSLAVHPRAEFEEMIAEISAKAKRGNPQARAYLRNLAASTDEQYPDAQGRITLSPEHRRYANLTKDCVVTGSIDFLEIWDAQAWQEYQELHEENFSAASDEALGDIL from the coding sequence ATGTTCTTCGGCACCTACACGCCAAAACTCGACGACAAAGGGCGGCTGACGTTGCCCGCAAAGTTCCGCGACGCGCTGGCAGGAGGGTTGATGGTCACCAAGAGTCAAGATCACAGCCTGGCTGTCCATCCGCGGGCCGAGTTCGAGGAGATGATCGCCGAGATCTCCGCGAAGGCCAAGCGCGGCAATCCCCAGGCCCGCGCGTACCTGCGCAACCTGGCCGCAAGCACCGACGAGCAGTACCCCGATGCACAAGGCCGCATCACGCTGTCGCCCGAGCACCGCCGCTACGCGAACCTGACCAAGGACTGCGTGGTGACGGGTTCGATCGACTTCCTGGAAATCTGGGATGCCCAGGCATGGCAGGAATACCAGGAGCTTCACGAAGAGAACTTCTCCGCGGCCAGCGATGAAGCCCTCGGCGACATCCTCTGA